Proteins encoded by one window of Enterococcus saccharolyticus subsp. saccharolyticus:
- a CDS encoding aldose epimerase family protein, protein MNKPNIRVTPITHNLKKITLKNDFLTVVLLNYGARLHQIFAPDKEGNVENILLSYDNYEDVLADKSFFGATVGPVAGRIRDGKWKNHQLEKNNGTHHIHGGTNGWSFQYWDIEIFEEPDAIGVVFYLKDTFSGYPGPIKATVTYRLQNNQLEMTTKTTSNVTTITNPTNHAYFNLSGNGQRDILTHSLTLNTLGMLELDSDKLPTGNLLEESDLCINFKKKNLLKQILDAYPVGLDDVFLLRYPKVTKPSLLLEEKQSGRQMAVATSNKSVVLFSTTGFHADFKLNGQKMHSNYGLAIEPQEVPDIVHFPEWGSITLHPGQERVTQTIYQFMTTS, encoded by the coding sequence ATGAATAAACCGAACATCCGCGTTACACCAATTACTCACAATTTAAAAAAAATCACTTTAAAGAACGACTTTTTAACAGTCGTTCTTCTCAATTATGGTGCTCGTCTTCATCAAATATTTGCACCTGACAAAGAAGGAAACGTTGAAAACATCTTGTTAAGTTATGATAACTACGAAGATGTTTTAGCTGATAAAAGTTTTTTTGGTGCAACTGTCGGTCCTGTCGCGGGGAGAATCCGCGACGGCAAATGGAAAAATCACCAACTTGAAAAAAACAATGGCACACATCACATTCACGGCGGAACAAATGGCTGGTCTTTTCAATATTGGGACATCGAAATTTTTGAAGAACCTGATGCAATCGGCGTGGTCTTTTATTTAAAAGATACTTTTTCTGGTTACCCAGGCCCAATAAAAGCTACCGTAACGTATCGTTTACAGAATAATCAGCTTGAAATGACCACGAAAACAACCAGTAACGTGACCACCATTACTAATCCAACCAACCATGCTTATTTCAATCTTTCAGGTAATGGACAAAGAGATATTTTAACGCATTCTTTGACGCTAAACACCTTAGGAATGTTGGAGTTGGATTCTGACAAATTACCCACAGGAAATTTACTCGAAGAAAGCGACTTATGTATAAACTTCAAGAAAAAAAATTTGCTAAAACAAATTCTCGATGCTTACCCAGTTGGTTTGGATGATGTTTTTTTATTACGTTATCCTAAAGTAACTAAACCTTCACTTCTTCTAGAAGAAAAGCAATCAGGTAGACAGATGGCTGTAGCAACTTCTAACAAAAGTGTAGTATTATTTTCTACGACTGGTTTTCATGCTGATTTTAAATTGAATGGTCAGAAAATGCATTCAAACTACGGATTAGCTATTGAACCACAGGAAGTACCCGACATCGTTCACTTTCCAGAATGGGGATCTATTACACTACATCCTGGTCAAGAACGCGTTACCCAAACAATTTATCAATTTATGACTACCTCATAG
- the pgmB gene encoding beta-phosphoglucomutase yields MFKGVLFDLDGVITDTAEYHYQAWKKLGEEIGISIDRSFNEQLKGVSREDSLSLMLRYGNKENDFTAEELAELAQRKNDYYLEMIQAITPKDVYPGILELLADLKTAKIKIALASASKNGPFLLQKMNLTSYFDAIADPEKIAHGKPAPDIFLLAAKEVGLTTKECLGIEDARAGIQAIVASGAQPVGVGQKKDLGENIPIVSDTTELTLAYLKEVWREHE; encoded by the coding sequence ATGTTTAAGGGCGTTTTATTTGACCTAGACGGCGTTATTACTGATACAGCTGAGTATCACTATCAAGCTTGGAAAAAACTTGGTGAAGAAATCGGTATTTCAATTGATCGCTCATTCAACGAGCAGTTAAAGGGTGTTAGCCGTGAAGACTCTTTATCTTTAATGCTACGTTATGGAAATAAAGAGAACGATTTTACAGCTGAAGAATTGGCTGAGCTGGCTCAAAGAAAAAACGATTATTACTTGGAAATGATTCAAGCAATTACGCCCAAAGACGTTTATCCGGGAATTTTAGAACTACTAGCAGACTTGAAAACAGCGAAGATTAAAATCGCTCTTGCTTCAGCAAGTAAAAACGGGCCTTTCTTACTTCAAAAAATGAACTTAACTTCTTATTTCGACGCAATCGCAGATCCTGAGAAGATTGCTCATGGTAAGCCAGCACCAGATATTTTTTTGTTGGCTGCTAAAGAAGTAGGCTTAACAACAAAAGAATGTCTTGGTATTGAAGATGCGCGAGCTGGAATCCAAGCAATTGTGGCGAGTGGCGCTCAACCCGTGGGCGTTGGTCAAAAGAAAGACCTGGGTGAAAATATTCCAATCGTTTCTGACACAACCGAATTAACACTAGCTTACCTTAAAGAAGTGTGGCGAGAACATGAATAA
- a CDS encoding endonuclease/exonuclease/phosphatase family protein, whose amino-acid sequence MNLLTLNTHSWLEKEAEQKLQQLVEKIIEADYEVIALQEVNQLVDSVIVSQSELIGFCPVSGQKSIHEDNFAYCLVKKLAMKGRTYYWSWDMSHIGYDIYEEGNALLSKNPLTSEAIVVSETSNYQDYRTRKLLIGNTLFQGKEICVVSTHFSWWQDENSGFAFEWHQLEKRLLTETNPLFLLGDFNNPAQEAGYSLVEKSPLALRDSYSIAKVKSGEATVEQAIDGWKENTRKLRIDYIFVPATSIVDAYQVVFDGKNGPVVSDHFGVEIEITKF is encoded by the coding sequence ATGAATTTGCTCACACTAAATACACATAGCTGGCTAGAAAAAGAGGCTGAACAAAAGTTACAACAATTAGTTGAGAAAATTATCGAAGCTGATTATGAGGTGATTGCATTACAAGAAGTGAATCAATTAGTGGATTCAGTTATTGTTTCTCAAAGTGAGCTTATTGGTTTTTGCCCAGTAAGTGGGCAAAAAAGTATTCATGAAGATAACTTTGCTTATTGTTTAGTCAAAAAGTTGGCAATGAAAGGGCGGACCTATTATTGGAGCTGGGACATGAGTCATATTGGCTATGATATTTATGAAGAAGGAAATGCTCTGCTTTCAAAAAATCCTTTGACAAGTGAAGCAATTGTTGTGTCTGAAACAAGTAATTATCAAGATTATCGAACGAGAAAACTACTGATTGGCAATACGTTATTCCAAGGAAAAGAAATTTGTGTCGTAAGTACTCACTTTTCTTGGTGGCAGGATGAAAATTCTGGCTTTGCTTTCGAATGGCATCAGTTAGAAAAACGATTATTAACAGAAACTAACCCCCTTTTCTTACTTGGTGATTTTAATAATCCAGCGCAAGAAGCAGGCTACTCACTCGTTGAAAAAAGTCCACTTGCTCTAAGAGATAGCTATTCTATAGCAAAAGTAAAGAGCGGTGAAGCAACGGTAGAGCAAGCCATTGATGGTTGGAAAGAAAATACTCGGAAACTAAGAATTGATTATATTTTTGTTCCGGCAACTAGTATTGTTGACGCATACCAAGTCGTATTTGATGGTAAAAATGGGCCAGTTGTTAGTGATCATTTTGGTGTTGAAATAGAAATTACTAAATTTTAA
- a CDS encoding glycoside hydrolase family 65 protein, which yields MKQIKRLFQIDPWKIKTNQLNKDELRLQESLTSIGNGYMGMRGNFEESYSGDHHQGTYLAGVWYPDKTRVGWWKNGYPEYFGKVINAVNFIAMDLLIDDQPIDLATHQPEDFYLELDMKNGLLSRQFTITTDTNKVRFSFERFLSISKKEAAFIHLTVEMLEGTGTIKLRSKLDGDVQNEDSNYEEHFWLPIAVGSKETIGYLTTETIPNNFGIETFTVTSAMRHLIDGELALPTYEETELTLSATFTKTLQAGESFTIDKEVIVLTSRDVEKEKQVQRAIEMLTQLDQTYAQEKSDQTAAWAKRWELADVVIKGDDEAQQGIRFNLFQLFSTYYGEDQRLNIGPKGFTGEKYGGATYWDTEAYAVPLYLALAKPEVTKNLLKYRHNQLPQAIHNAQQQGLKGALYPMVTFTGIECHNEWEITFEEIHRNGAIAYAIYNYTNYTGDQEYLKKEGLEVLAEIARFWADRVHFSKRQNKYMIHGVTGPNEYENNINNNWYTNTIAAWVLRYTAEKYSEFKKEATATISDEELAKWTEIATNMYFPTDQELGIFVQHDTFLDKDLQPVTALSPNDLPLNQHWSWDKILRSCFIKQADVLQGIYFFNDQFTTEEKRRNFDFYEPMTVHESSLSPSIHAILAAELGMEDKAVEMYQRTARLDLDNYNNDTEDGLHITSMTGSWLAIVQGFAQMKTDHETLSFAPFLPKTWEAYSFHINYRNRLISVVVDNNQVTFTLLEGEPLTFVVYNKTYELANTLSLSLRKEDENV from the coding sequence ATGAAACAAATCAAACGTCTTTTTCAAATCGACCCATGGAAAATCAAAACGAATCAACTAAACAAAGATGAACTACGTCTACAAGAGTCCCTTACTAGTATCGGAAATGGTTACATGGGTATGCGTGGCAACTTTGAAGAAAGCTATTCTGGCGACCATCACCAAGGAACATATCTTGCAGGGGTTTGGTATCCGGACAAAACGCGAGTTGGTTGGTGGAAAAACGGCTACCCAGAATATTTCGGTAAAGTAATCAACGCCGTGAATTTTATCGCAATGGATCTACTGATTGATGACCAACCAATCGACTTAGCAACACACCAGCCAGAAGATTTTTATCTAGAATTAGATATGAAGAACGGGCTACTATCACGTCAATTTACGATCACTACTGACACAAATAAAGTACGCTTTTCTTTCGAACGTTTTCTAAGTATATCTAAAAAAGAAGCTGCGTTTATTCACTTGACTGTTGAAATGCTTGAAGGCACAGGTACAATCAAGCTTCGTTCAAAATTAGACGGAGATGTTCAAAATGAAGACAGTAATTATGAAGAACATTTTTGGTTGCCAATTGCAGTCGGTTCAAAAGAAACGATTGGCTATTTAACTACCGAAACAATCCCTAATAACTTTGGAATTGAAACTTTCACTGTAACTTCTGCCATGCGTCATTTAATTGATGGTGAGCTAGCTTTACCAACATATGAAGAAACTGAATTGACTTTATCAGCAACATTCACCAAAACATTACAGGCTGGCGAATCGTTCACTATTGATAAAGAAGTCATTGTTTTAACCAGTCGCGATGTCGAAAAAGAAAAACAAGTTCAACGAGCAATCGAGATGCTTACTCAGCTTGATCAAACCTATGCACAAGAAAAATCAGATCAAACAGCAGCATGGGCAAAACGTTGGGAACTGGCTGACGTTGTCATCAAAGGCGATGATGAAGCACAGCAAGGAATCCGTTTCAATCTTTTCCAACTATTTTCAACTTATTATGGAGAAGATCAACGATTGAACATTGGACCAAAAGGATTTACTGGTGAAAAATATGGTGGTGCAACTTATTGGGACACTGAAGCTTACGCTGTACCACTTTATTTAGCTTTAGCTAAACCAGAAGTAACAAAAAACCTTTTGAAATATCGTCACAACCAATTGCCACAAGCTATTCACAACGCGCAACAGCAAGGATTAAAAGGCGCACTTTATCCAATGGTTACCTTCACAGGTATCGAATGCCACAATGAGTGGGAAATCACTTTCGAAGAAATCCATCGAAATGGCGCGATTGCTTATGCTATTTATAACTATACAAATTATACTGGCGATCAAGAATACTTGAAAAAAGAGGGCTTAGAAGTCTTAGCTGAAATCGCACGTTTTTGGGCAGATCGCGTTCACTTCTCAAAACGACAAAATAAATACATGATTCATGGAGTTACTGGACCAAACGAATATGAAAACAATATCAATAACAACTGGTACACGAACACGATTGCTGCTTGGGTCTTACGTTACACAGCTGAAAAGTATTCTGAGTTCAAAAAAGAAGCGACTGCAACGATTTCTGACGAAGAGTTAGCGAAATGGACAGAAATTGCCACAAACATGTACTTCCCGACAGATCAAGAATTAGGAATTTTTGTACAACATGATACTTTCTTAGACAAGGATCTACAACCAGTAACAGCTCTTTCTCCAAATGACTTACCTTTGAATCAACATTGGTCTTGGGATAAAATTTTACGTTCTTGCTTCATCAAGCAAGCAGATGTTTTACAAGGAATCTATTTCTTCAATGATCAATTCACAACTGAAGAGAAACGTCGTAATTTTGATTTTTATGAGCCAATGACCGTTCATGAGTCATCTCTTTCTCCAAGCATCCATGCCATTTTGGCTGCAGAATTGGGGATGGAAGATAAAGCAGTTGAAATGTACCAACGTACTGCACGTTTAGATCTGGATAATTATAATAATGATACCGAAGACGGGCTTCACATTACTTCAATGACCGGCAGTTGGTTAGCGATCGTTCAAGGTTTTGCGCAAATGAAAACAGACCACGAAACATTAAGTTTTGCACCATTTTTGCCTAAAACTTGGGAAGCCTATTCTTTCCATATCAATTATCGGAATCGTTTGATCTCTGTTGTTGTTGATAACAATCAAGTCACTTTCACTTTACTAGAAGGTGAACCGTTAACTTTCGTTGTCTATAACAAAACCTATGAATTAGCAAATACACTATCTCTATCACTTAGAAAGGAAGATGAAAATGTTTAA
- a CDS encoding MurR/RpiR family transcriptional regulator, which produces MNILFTIQNQLETLSKTEKKLAEWILGHSSEVIHMSAKALSEAAGASPSTVVRLCYSLGLDGFPDLKLKLSATLPQINKELYSDITPDENVETIKHKIKLRVIDGIEKNCELLENQAIDEVVQLLEHTDLTYTYGIGASGAVADDFCQKFLRIGRQVIFRQDAHLLATAMVTNQKPAFLFLVSNSGEKREVCSLAHLAKQQGIAVVSMTSQKKSTLAKLSNIVLHIADGGEVPLRSSATNSLLVQLYTVDVLFAAYASRHYDLTIRQLETTKQAIEVLERYK; this is translated from the coding sequence ATGAACATTTTATTTACGATTCAAAATCAATTAGAGACGTTATCTAAAACAGAGAAAAAACTTGCTGAGTGGATTTTGGGACACTCGTCAGAAGTGATTCATATGAGTGCCAAAGCGTTATCTGAAGCGGCAGGCGCGAGTCCTTCGACAGTTGTACGTTTATGTTATTCATTGGGCCTAGATGGATTTCCTGATTTAAAATTAAAACTTTCGGCAACCTTACCTCAAATCAACAAAGAATTATATTCAGATATTACTCCAGATGAAAACGTTGAGACGATTAAACACAAAATCAAATTGCGCGTGATTGATGGCATTGAAAAAAATTGTGAGTTATTGGAAAATCAAGCGATTGATGAAGTCGTTCAATTGTTAGAGCATACGGATTTGACCTATACTTACGGAATTGGCGCATCAGGAGCAGTTGCAGATGATTTTTGCCAGAAATTTTTACGAATTGGACGCCAAGTGATTTTTCGACAAGATGCGCATTTATTAGCAACAGCGATGGTCACGAATCAAAAGCCAGCGTTTCTTTTTTTAGTTTCAAATTCAGGAGAGAAGCGTGAAGTATGTAGTTTAGCCCATTTAGCTAAACAACAGGGAATTGCTGTAGTAAGTATGACTAGTCAAAAAAAATCGACCTTAGCGAAATTATCGAATATTGTCCTTCATATTGCTGACGGAGGAGAAGTACCGTTGCGTAGTTCGGCGACGAATTCATTGTTGGTACAATTGTACACCGTGGATGTTTTATTTGCGGCATATGCGTCCAGACATTATGATTTGACGATTCGTCAGTTGGAAACGACCAAACAAGCGATTGAGGTGTTGGAGCGGTATAAGTAA
- the rfbB gene encoding dTDP-glucose 4,6-dehydratase — MKRLLVTGGAGFIGSNFVRYVTTIEPDIYITVLDKLTYAGNRENLANLTQNVELVIGDICDVSLVEKLVPVNDAVIHFAAESHNDQSLDNPSLFVQTNIIGTYTLIEACRKFNTRYHHVSTDEVYGELALDDPKKFTPESPYNPSSPYAATKAGSDLLVKAWVRSFGLHATISNCSNNYGPYQHIEKFIPRQITNILCGTKPKLYGNGKNVRDWIHVDDHSSAVWLILTQGKIGETYLIGANGEKDNKAVIDLILELMNQPNDAYEYVTDRLGHDLRYAIDATKLEQELGWQPKFTDFRKGLFETIMWYRENQQWWLREKEAVEREYMNRKK; from the coding sequence ATGAAACGTTTGTTAGTAACAGGTGGTGCAGGTTTTATTGGATCAAATTTTGTACGCTATGTGACTACGATAGAGCCTGATATTTATATAACTGTTTTGGATAAACTGACGTACGCAGGGAATCGAGAAAATTTAGCAAATTTAACGCAAAATGTAGAATTAGTCATTGGTGATATTTGTGATGTGTCTCTCGTAGAAAAGTTGGTTCCAGTTAACGACGCAGTGATTCATTTTGCGGCAGAGTCTCATAATGACCAATCTTTAGATAATCCTTCTCTATTCGTCCAAACCAATATTATTGGCACATATACATTAATTGAAGCTTGCCGTAAATTCAACACTCGTTATCATCATGTTTCTACTGATGAAGTATACGGTGAGTTAGCACTGGATGATCCCAAAAAATTTACGCCAGAATCTCCATATAATCCATCTAGTCCATATGCAGCCACTAAAGCAGGATCAGATTTATTAGTGAAAGCTTGGGTACGTTCCTTTGGTTTACATGCAACGATTTCGAATTGTTCAAATAATTATGGCCCTTATCAACATATTGAAAAATTTATCCCGCGACAAATTACCAATATCTTATGTGGAACGAAGCCAAAACTTTACGGTAATGGAAAAAATGTTCGTGATTGGATTCATGTTGACGATCATTCTAGTGCTGTTTGGCTCATTCTGACTCAAGGCAAAATAGGGGAGACCTATTTGATTGGCGCGAATGGAGAAAAAGATAATAAAGCCGTAATAGATTTGATTTTAGAATTAATGAATCAACCAAATGATGCGTATGAATATGTGACTGATCGTTTGGGACATGATTTACGTTATGCGATTGATGCGACAAAACTCGAACAAGAGTTAGGTTGGCAACCAAAATTTACTGATTTTCGAAAAGGGCTTTTTGAAACGATTATGTGGTATCGAGAGAATCAACAATGGTGGTTGAGAGAAAAAGAGGCTGTGGAAAGAGAATATATGAA
- a CDS encoding PTS transporter subunit IIBC: protein MKKLFSFEFWQKFGKALMVVVAVMPAAGLMISIGKSLPLINPDFAPLVTTGGVVESIGWAIIGNLHLLFALAIGGSWAKDRAGGAFAAGISFVLINRITGAIFGVTTDMLANEEAFTHTLFGTKIMVKGFFTSVLESPALNMGVFVGIIAGFVGAMAYNKYYNYRKLPDALSFFNGKRFVPFVVILWSTIVALILAIVWPNIQAGINNFGLWIAQSQDSAPILAPFLYGTLERLLLPFGLHHMLTIPINYTQLGGTYEILSGAQAGTQVFGQDPLWLAWATDLINLKGAGDTSQYAFVLENWTPARFKVGQMIGSSGILMGLALAMYRNVDADKRSKYKSMYFSAALAVFLTGVTEPLEFMFMFAAMPLYIVYSFIQGAAFAMADILPLRVHSFGNIELLTRTPLAIKAGLGGDLLNFVLCVVVFGVGTYFLANFLIKKFNFATPGRNGNYDNDGGEATETATTSEGVASEQVIQIIHLLGGKENISEVDACMTRLRVTVNNREKVGAEDAWKRAGAMGLIVKDNGVQAVYGPKADVLKSDIEDLLQSGATIPLPKNNLVSSTEEQTTFLGKEQAIHAVATGELIALEDVDDPVFSQKMMGEGLAIIPAQETVVAPVDAKVISIFPSKHAMGLQTTDGIEILIHMGIDTVELTETAFEVFVKEGQTVTAGTKLASMDLAVVEKMGKEKTIMVVFTNSDKIETLEIPRFGNVQANEVVGTIHI from the coding sequence ATGAAGAAATTGTTTAGTTTTGAGTTTTGGCAAAAATTCGGAAAAGCATTGATGGTTGTTGTTGCAGTGATGCCAGCTGCAGGGTTAATGATTAGTATTGGGAAGTCACTACCACTAATCAATCCAGATTTTGCACCACTAGTTACAACAGGTGGTGTAGTTGAGAGTATTGGTTGGGCAATTATTGGAAATCTACATCTTTTATTTGCATTAGCTATTGGAGGTAGTTGGGCAAAAGATCGTGCAGGCGGTGCATTTGCTGCAGGGATTTCATTTGTATTAATCAATCGAATCACTGGAGCAATTTTTGGTGTTACTACTGATATGTTGGCGAATGAAGAGGCATTTACTCATACCTTATTTGGTACAAAAATCATGGTTAAAGGTTTCTTCACTAGTGTTTTAGAATCGCCTGCTTTAAATATGGGGGTTTTTGTTGGGATTATCGCCGGATTTGTTGGTGCGATGGCTTACAATAAATATTACAATTATCGAAAATTACCTGATGCATTATCATTTTTCAATGGGAAACGTTTTGTCCCATTTGTTGTAATTTTATGGTCTACAATTGTTGCTTTGATTCTTGCTATTGTGTGGCCAAATATCCAAGCAGGGATTAATAACTTTGGTCTATGGATTGCTCAATCACAAGATAGTGCGCCAATTTTAGCACCATTCTTATACGGAACACTTGAAAGATTACTTTTACCTTTTGGTTTGCATCATATGTTAACGATCCCAATCAATTACACACAATTGGGCGGAACGTATGAAATTTTATCTGGTGCACAAGCTGGAACTCAAGTATTTGGTCAAGATCCATTATGGCTTGCTTGGGCAACGGACTTAATCAACCTTAAAGGTGCTGGTGACACATCACAATATGCTTTTGTATTAGAAAATTGGACACCTGCACGTTTTAAAGTCGGACAAATGATTGGTTCGTCTGGTATTTTAATGGGCTTGGCTTTGGCAATGTATCGTAATGTGGATGCTGACAAACGCTCAAAATATAAATCAATGTATTTCTCAGCAGCATTGGCAGTTTTCTTGACAGGTGTGACAGAGCCACTTGAGTTCATGTTTATGTTTGCAGCAATGCCTTTATATATTGTGTATTCTTTTATCCAAGGGGCAGCTTTTGCAATGGCAGATATCTTGCCATTACGAGTACATTCTTTTGGGAATATTGAGTTATTGACACGGACACCATTAGCGATCAAGGCAGGATTAGGTGGCGATCTACTTAACTTTGTTCTGTGTGTCGTAGTGTTTGGTGTAGGAACTTATTTCTTAGCAAACTTTTTAATCAAAAAATTCAATTTTGCGACACCTGGACGTAATGGAAATTATGACAATGACGGCGGGGAAGCAACGGAAACGGCAACTACAAGTGAAGGTGTAGCAAGCGAACAAGTTATTCAAATCATTCATTTGTTAGGTGGTAAAGAAAATATTAGTGAAGTAGACGCATGTATGACTCGTTTACGTGTGACTGTCAATAATCGCGAAAAGGTCGGAGCAGAAGATGCTTGGAAACGTGCTGGAGCAATGGGATTGATTGTAAAAGACAATGGAGTGCAAGCCGTTTATGGACCAAAAGCAGATGTTTTGAAATCTGATATTGAAGATTTGTTACAATCTGGTGCAACTATTCCTTTACCAAAAAATAATCTAGTAAGTTCAACAGAAGAACAAACGACTTTTTTAGGCAAAGAGCAAGCGATTCATGCGGTAGCAACAGGAGAACTGATTGCGCTAGAAGATGTTGATGATCCTGTATTTTCTCAAAAAATGATGGGTGAAGGATTAGCTATTATTCCAGCACAAGAAACTGTTGTAGCACCAGTTGATGCGAAAGTCATTAGTATATTCCCAAGCAAACACGCAATGGGCTTGCAGACAACAGACGGCATTGAAATCTTAATTCATATGGGGATTGATACAGTTGAATTAACGGAAACAGCTTTTGAAGTTTTTGTTAAAGAAGGACAAACAGTTACTGCAGGAACAAAACTTGCATCGATGGATCTAGCTGTTGTCGAAAAAATGGGTAAAGAAAAAACAATTATGGTAGTTTTCACTAACAGTGATAAAATTGAAACGTTAGAAATCCCACGTTTTGGAAATGTTCAAGCGAACGAAGTGGTTGGAACTATTCATATTTAA